A stretch of the Parus major isolate Abel chromosome 15, Parus_major1.1, whole genome shotgun sequence genome encodes the following:
- the SIRT4 gene encoding NAD-dependent protein lipoamidase sirtuin-4, mitochondrial, translating into MFPARKWSGAFRAIRLQHFRSHSVSRASPNLTFVPACLPPDPVEVEELQRFVSNSKRLFVMTGAGISTESGIPDYRSEGVGLYARTDRRPVQHAEFIRSASARQRYWARNFVGWPQFSSHQPNKAHLVLRDWEKLGKLHWLVTQNVDALHSKAGSQRMTELHGCTHRVFCLACGDRILRSELQEHFEALNPTWKAEAFGVAPDGDVFLTDEQVRNFQVPACRKCGGILKPDVTFFGDTVSQEKVSFVHQRLAESDSMLVAGSSMQVYSGYRFALAAREKKLPIAVLNIGPTRLDHFASLKLNSRCGELLPLIVCT; encoded by the exons ATGTTCCCTGCCAGGAAGTGGTCTGGAGCTTTCAGAGCCATCagactgcagcatttcagaTCCCATTCTGTATCCAGAGCCTCTCCAAACTTGACTTTCGTGCCAGCCTGTCTGCCCCCAGACCCTGTGGAAGTGGAGGAGCTGCAGCGTTTTGTTTCTAACTCCAAGAGGCTGTTTGTAATGACAGGAGCTGGAATCTCCACAGAGTCAGGGATCCCCGATTACCGCTCGGAGGGCGTTGGGCTCTACGCCAGGACAGACAGACGGCCTGTCCAGCACGCTGAGTTCATCCGCAGCGCCAGTGCCCGGCAGCGCTACTGGGCAAGGAACTTTGTGGGCTGGCCCCAGTTCTCCTCCCACCAGCCAAACAAAGCACACCTGGTACTGAGAGACTGGGAGAAGCTGGGCAAGCTGCACTGGCTGGTGACCCAGAACGTGGATGCCCTTCACAGCAAGGCCGGGAGCCAGCGCATGACAGAGCTGCACGGCTGCACACACAG GGTTTTCTGCTTGGCCTGTGGAGACCGAATCTTGCGttctgagctccaggagcactTTGAAGCTCTGAATCCTACTTGGAAAGCTGAAGCGTTTGGCGTGGCTCCGGATGGGGATGTCTTCCTGACGGATGAGCAGGTGCGCAATTTCCAAGTCCCAGCCTGCCGTAAGTGTGGTGGAATCCTGAAGCCTGATGTGACGTTCTTTGGAGACACAGTGAGCCAGGAAAAAGTCAGTTTTGTACACCAGCGCCTGGCAGAATCAGACTCCATGCTGGTAGCAGGATCCTCCATGCAG GTGTACTCTGGTTACAGGTTTGCTCTCGCTGCCCGGGAGAAGAAGCTGCCAATTGCAGTCCTTAACATTGGGCCCACCAGGTTAGATCACTTTGCATCCTTAAAGTTGAATTCCCGCTgtggagagctgctgcctttgatTGTTTGCACATGA
- the PLA2G1B gene encoding phospholipase A2 gives MKFLALLFLLLVGAASAEVSPRAMWLFRRMIKCTLPKSHPLLDFADYGCYCGLGGSGTPVDELDRCCQVHDKCYSQAMEMESCKFLLDNPYTKLYRFSCSDGEITCSSKNKECAMFICNCDRTAAKCFAKAPYNPEHKKLDTDKYCK, from the exons ATGAAGTTCCTGgccctgcttttcctgctgttgg TGGGCGCAGCCAGCGCCGAGGTCTCTCCCAGGGCCATGTGGCTGTTCCGCAGAATGATCAAGTGCACCCTGCCCAAGAGCCACCCACTGCTGGACTTCGCTGACTACGGCTGCTACTGTGGCTTGGGGGGCAGCGGCACTCCAGTGGATGAGCTCGACAG GTGCTGCCAAGTACATGATAAATGCTACTCACAGGCAATGGAAATGGAATCCTGCAAATTCCTCCTGGACAACCCCTACACTAAGCTGTACCGCTTTAGCTGCTCTGATGGGGAGATCACATGCAGCA gCAAGAACAAGGAGTGCGCCATGTTCATCTGCAACTGCGACCGCACCGCTGCCAAGTGCTTCGCTAAGGCGCCCTACAACCCCGAGCACAAGAAGCTGGACACGGACAAATACTGCAAATAA